Proteins encoded in a region of the Mycolicibacterium duvalii genome:
- a CDS encoding alpha/beta hydrolase produces the protein MTMTTRRRRIHRRLAALPGVRAVRRPVRPGADEHFDVYYVRTGRKSAHPLVVIPGGPGAASVALYRSFRRRAAVAGLDVIMVEHRGVGLSRHDDSGADLPAEALTIEAAVDDIAAVLDDAKVARATVYGASYGSYLAGGVGVRHPGRVHAMVLDSPLLSADDIDAVRTRIRRVLWDGAAPGNDVLAATVRRLVDDGSLARRDVQLIADLYGTAGPQVLQRQLDLLASGHRRLWSAVELGTRTLLERKTLYHHEPDLVERIAYRELNYGAEPDGGPLDPAVALREMASGDIGFDAEPFDLRAAMPDFGWPTAVLSGGRDLTTPPEVAHRVADLIPGSVLVELPTAGHSILDTREPAALQVCAAAAADQLHQLAPRAGELDALPANGTIRLLIGAVAVAARVEALLP, from the coding sequence ATGACGATGACCACCCGCCGCCGCCGGATCCATCGCCGGCTCGCGGCACTGCCCGGGGTGCGGGCGGTGCGTCGGCCGGTGCGCCCCGGCGCAGACGAGCACTTCGACGTCTACTACGTGCGCACCGGACGTAAGTCCGCCCATCCGCTGGTGGTCATCCCCGGCGGCCCCGGCGCGGCCTCGGTAGCGCTGTACCGGTCATTCCGCCGGCGCGCCGCCGTCGCAGGCCTCGACGTGATCATGGTCGAGCACCGCGGTGTCGGATTGTCCCGCCATGACGACTCCGGGGCCGACCTGCCTGCCGAAGCGCTGACCATCGAGGCCGCCGTCGACGACATCGCCGCGGTGCTCGACGACGCCAAGGTGGCGCGCGCCACCGTCTACGGGGCCTCCTACGGGTCCTACCTCGCCGGCGGCGTCGGAGTCCGGCACCCCGGCCGCGTGCACGCGATGGTGCTGGACTCCCCGCTGCTGTCCGCCGACGACATCGACGCTGTGCGAACCCGCATTCGGCGGGTGTTGTGGGACGGCGCGGCGCCGGGCAACGACGTGCTGGCCGCCACCGTCCGGCGGCTGGTCGACGACGGGAGTCTGGCCCGCCGCGACGTGCAACTGATCGCCGACCTGTACGGCACCGCCGGACCGCAGGTGCTGCAGCGCCAGCTCGATCTGTTGGCGAGTGGTCATCGCCGGCTCTGGTCGGCGGTCGAGCTCGGAACCCGCACCCTGCTCGAGCGCAAGACGCTGTACCACCACGAACCCGACCTGGTGGAGCGCATCGCCTATCGGGAACTCAACTACGGCGCCGAACCCGACGGCGGCCCACTCGATCCCGCGGTGGCGTTGCGTGAGATGGCCTCCGGGGACATCGGTTTCGATGCGGAACCCTTTGATCTGCGCGCGGCGATGCCCGACTTCGGCTGGCCGACCGCCGTGCTGTCGGGAGGTCGCGACCTGACCACGCCGCCGGAGGTGGCCCACCGCGTGGCAGACCTGATCCCCGGGTCGGTCCTCGTCGAACTGCCCACCGCAGGGCACAGCATCCTCGACACGCGTGAGCCGGCGGCGCTGCAGGTGTGCGCCGCTGCGGCGGCCGACCAACTGCACCAGCTGGCCCCCCGCGCGGGCGAACTCGACGCGCTGCCGGCCAACGGCACGATACGGCTGCTGATCGGCGCGGTCGCCGTAGCCGCGCGGGTCGAAGCGCTCCTGCCCTAG
- a CDS encoding ABC transporter family substrate-binding protein produces MTHLTPRAVTSTPVRSRKSGLARLLGVGLVAALVVTGCSSGNDEVPSAGGDAEIGVTADINPQDPATLRQGGNLRLALSGFPPNFNYLHVDGNLGELGAMLRATLPRAFFIKPDGEMTVNSDFFTDVELTGTEPQVVTYTINPKAVWSDGSPVTWEDIAAQINATSGKDDRYLFAAPNGSDRVESVTRGVDDRQAVVTFARHYADWRGMFAGNSMLMPKTVTGDPETFNRSLLDAPPLSAGPFMISTIDRGAQRIMLTRNPKWWGATPVLDSITYTVLDDAAKMPALQNNALDAVGLATLDDLTIARRTEGVSVRRAPAPSWYHLTFNGAPGSILADRALRIAITKGIDRQAIASVSQRGLVDNPVPLNNHIYVAGQEGYQDNSIGFDPEAAKRELDELGWRQNGQFREKDGRPLTIRDVFYDAQSTRAIAQIAQSNLAQIGVNLELVPAAGGKLFSEFVIPGNFDIAQFAWGGDAFPLSGLTQIYASDGESNYAKIGSPEIDAKIEQTLSELDPATARTLANEVDTMIWAEGHSLPLFQAAGNVAVRSSLANYGPAGIGDLNYTAIGFMN; encoded by the coding sequence ATGACCCACCTCACCCCGCGAGCAGTCACCAGCACCCCTGTTCGGTCGCGCAAGAGCGGTCTTGCGCGGCTGCTCGGCGTGGGACTGGTCGCGGCGCTGGTGGTGACCGGGTGTTCCAGCGGGAACGACGAGGTGCCCTCGGCCGGAGGTGACGCCGAGATCGGCGTCACCGCCGACATCAACCCGCAGGACCCGGCCACGCTGCGCCAGGGCGGCAACCTGCGGCTGGCGCTGAGCGGCTTCCCGCCGAACTTCAACTATCTGCACGTCGACGGCAACCTCGGCGAGCTGGGCGCGATGCTGCGCGCCACGCTGCCGCGCGCGTTCTTCATCAAGCCCGACGGCGAGATGACGGTCAACTCCGACTTCTTCACCGACGTCGAGTTGACCGGCACCGAGCCGCAGGTGGTCACCTACACCATCAACCCGAAGGCCGTCTGGTCCGACGGCAGCCCGGTCACGTGGGAGGACATCGCCGCGCAGATCAACGCGACCAGCGGCAAGGACGACCGCTACCTGTTCGCCGCGCCGAACGGCAGCGACCGCGTCGAGTCGGTGACCCGGGGCGTCGACGACCGCCAGGCGGTGGTCACCTTCGCCCGGCACTACGCCGACTGGAGGGGCATGTTCGCCGGCAACAGCATGCTGATGCCCAAGACGGTGACCGGAGACCCGGAGACGTTCAACCGGAGCCTGCTCGATGCTCCGCCGTTGTCGGCCGGGCCCTTCATGATCAGCACCATCGACCGGGGCGCACAACGAATCATGTTGACCCGCAACCCGAAATGGTGGGGCGCCACACCGGTGCTGGACTCGATCACCTACACCGTGCTCGACGATGCCGCGAAGATGCCGGCGCTGCAGAACAACGCGCTCGACGCCGTCGGACTGGCGACCCTGGACGATCTGACCATCGCGCGCCGCACCGAAGGTGTCTCGGTGCGCCGCGCACCGGCGCCGAGCTGGTATCACCTGACGTTCAACGGCGCTCCCGGCTCGATCCTGGCCGACCGTGCCCTGCGGATCGCGATCACCAAGGGCATCGACCGCCAGGCCATCGCGTCGGTCTCGCAGCGCGGTCTGGTCGACAACCCGGTTCCGCTGAACAACCACATCTACGTCGCCGGCCAGGAGGGCTACCAGGACAACAGCATCGGCTTCGACCCGGAGGCGGCCAAACGCGAACTCGACGAATTGGGGTGGCGCCAGAACGGGCAGTTCCGCGAGAAGGACGGGCGTCCCCTGACCATCCGCGACGTCTTCTACGACGCTCAGAGCACCCGCGCCATCGCGCAGATCGCACAGAGCAACCTGGCGCAGATCGGCGTCAACCTCGAGCTCGTGCCGGCCGCGGGCGGAAAGTTGTTCAGCGAGTTCGTGATCCCCGGCAATTTCGACATCGCCCAGTTCGCCTGGGGCGGAGACGCGTTCCCGCTGTCGGGCCTGACCCAGATCTACGCCTCCGACGGAGAGAGCAACTACGCCAAGATCGGCAGTCCCGAGATCGACGCCAAGATCGAACAGACGCTCTCCGAACTGGATCCGGCCACCGCGCGAACTCTGGCCAACGAGGTCGACACCATGATCTGGGCCGAGGGGCACAGCCTGCCGTTGTTCCAGGCCGCCGGCAATGTCGCGGTGCGCAGCAGTCTGGCCAACTACGGTCCGGCCGGCATCGGCGACCTGAACTACACCGCCATCGGCTTCATGAACTAG